The sequence TTAATTTCAGTTGCTGCAAAGATTGAAGCCGGAGAGGCAGAATTGACAGAAGCAAATGAAGACATTCACATGAATGTGGAGAAGCTGTTAATTGACGAAGTCGGTGCTGTTGGCGGTAAATTGCATACGGGAAGAAGTCGTAATGATCAAGTAGCATTAGACATGCGCTTGTACTTGCGGGATTCATTAGTAACGTTAGTGGAGTTATTATCGAATTTACAAGGGGCTTTGCTTACACAGGCAAAAGCCAATTTAGACACAATTCTTCCTGGTTATACACACTTACAACGTGCACAGCCGGTGTTGTTCGCCCATCATATGATGGCCTATGTTTCAATGTTTGAACGTGATGTGGAACGGTTATGTGACAGTTTTAAACGGGTGAACCGTTCGCCTCTAGGTGCTGGTGCATTGGCTGGGACAACTTTCCCAATCGATCGTCATTATGTTGCGGACAAGTTGAATTTTGATGGCGTCGTGGAAAACAGTTTAGATGCGGTAAGTGATCGTGATTTTGTCGTTGAATTTCTATCGAATGCTTCTTTAACCATTATGCACCTGTCTCGTTTGAGTGAGGAATTGGTGCAATGGTCCAGTGCAGAATTCAAGTTTGTTGAGCTAGATGATGCGTTTTGTACCGGAAGCAGCATGATGCCGCAAAAGAAAAATCCGGATGTTGCCGAGCTTGTCAGAGGGAAAACAGGTCGCGTTTACGGTAATTTAATTGGAATGCTGACCACGTTGAAAGGCTTACCTATTGCCTATAATAAAGATATGCAAGAAGACAAAGAAGGTATGTTTGATACGATGGAGACGCTAAAAGGAGCGCTAGCCCTTTTTGCCCCGATGATTGAAACGATGGAAGTGAAAAAAGATAACATGTATGCAGCGGTAGCAGAGGACTTCTCCAATGCAACGGATCTAGCTGATTATTTAGTGAATAAAGATCTGCCATTCCGTGAAGCGCATGCCGTTGTAGGACAGGTAGTGCTTCATTGTATCCAGGAGAATATTTATTTATTAGATTTAAGCATGGACGACTTTAAAGGCTTTTCTTCCTTAATTGATGAGGATATTTATGATGTACTGTCCCCGGAAGCAGTTGTAAATGCACGTGATGTAGTAGGCGGTACCGCCAAAAATCGTGTACAGGAGCAAATAACACAAGCCGATCAACGTTTGGAAACAAGCAAACAATGGACTACAACCCACGCTGAAAAAGTAAATGTATTAAAAAAATAAACAAAAAAGCAGCTGATCCTTATCAGTTGCTTTTTTGGCAGTGAGGAGCATATCCCTAAAGTTTCGAAAAAGTTTGAAAAAGATAATGCATAAATATAAGGTTTATAGTATAATTATAAATAATTAAATTGAAGTATGTTAGTT is a genomic window of Gracilibacillus salinarum containing:
- the argH gene encoding argininosuccinate lyase, which codes for MKLWGGRFTKPTNELVDEYTASISFDQKLAQYDIQGSLAHVEMLAACEIIPAEDAETIKKGLISVAAKIEAGEAELTEANEDIHMNVEKLLIDEVGAVGGKLHTGRSRNDQVALDMRLYLRDSLVTLVELLSNLQGALLTQAKANLDTILPGYTHLQRAQPVLFAHHMMAYVSMFERDVERLCDSFKRVNRSPLGAGALAGTTFPIDRHYVADKLNFDGVVENSLDAVSDRDFVVEFLSNASLTIMHLSRLSEELVQWSSAEFKFVELDDAFCTGSSMMPQKKNPDVAELVRGKTGRVYGNLIGMLTTLKGLPIAYNKDMQEDKEGMFDTMETLKGALALFAPMIETMEVKKDNMYAAVAEDFSNATDLADYLVNKDLPFREAHAVVGQVVLHCIQENIYLLDLSMDDFKGFSSLIDEDIYDVLSPEAVVNARDVVGGTAKNRVQEQITQADQRLETSKQWTTTHAEKVNVLKK